Within the Elusimicrobiaceae bacterium genome, the region TCGTTCTGGGCCAGCGGCCGCAGAAACCCGTCTTTCGCGCTGATGCGCCCGATCGCGGAATGTTTGGGATTGGCGTTGTCTTTCAGTATCAGAAACTGGTTGGGGAAATAGGTGCCTTCCTCCAGCTTGATTTCGCGGTTTTTATAAAACATGTCTATCACCGGCGAATTCACTTCCGCTTCGGTGATGCCGGTGTAGAGCGTGTCGAGTTTGACTTTGCCGGCTTCATAATCCTGCGCTTCAATGCCGAGCGCTTCGGCCTTGATGCGGAGATTCGTGTCTTTGGAAACGACTATCACATCCGTGTCTTTCTGGCTTTTGAAATTTACGGCGGTGTTTAAAATCCGGTTGTCCGGCACGCTGAGTTTGAAATATTCGGGCAGCACGGGCTTCATGTCCAGCGTAACGCGGATAATGCCGCCGTCCTTGGTGGGCACGCCCTCGCTCAGTTTGCCCGTGGTGCGGCAGGCGTCCAGATGCCGGGAGATCATGCGGGCGTGTTTGCTCAGTTCATCGTCCCCTTTTTTAAAGGTATCAAGCTCTTCAATAACGGCTATGGGGATTACAACGGTGTTATCCTGAAATTTGTTCAGGGAGTTGTAATCATGAAGCAGAACGTTGGTGTCCAGTATGAATATTTTAGGCATCGCTATTCCTTTATCTGTTTTAGTGTTGTCCGTTTCATAATTATATATACTTTTAGCACGGTGTCAAACAACATTGATTGGAAGCAGGCCGGAAGCGCGAAATGGATTATTGACATGCGGCAAGCACTCTGCTATACTTACCGGCAGGTAGGCTACCTACCGGTAGGTAAACTGGCAGCTACAATAGAAATGCAATAAAATCTGAACCCGGTCCGTTGTATAACCAAGGAACCGACATGAAAAACATAAAAATTTTAACCGCAATTCTGATTCTGCCGTGGCTGGGCGCTGCAGCCGGGGCGGAGATTGTTACCGATGCATTGACATGGACCGACTGCGTTGAGGCTGCTTTGCGAGGCAATCCGTCGCTTTATGTGTCGAAATACGGCAAGGAAGCGGATGAATACGCTTACCGGGCCGCGCTGAACGGATATCTGCCGCAGTTGAGCCTTGGTTATTCTGGAACCCGCTCCGGCGAGCCGGGCAGCAGCAACTGGCGGCTGGGGCTGAGCGCTTCGGAAACACTGTTCAGCGCGCAGACCGGTTCCTCCATCAGGATAAAACGCGCTACCGTGAAAAAGGACGAAGTGGCTTTGCTGGGAGCTTCGGCTTCGGCCCGATACCAGCTGCGGGCCGCTTTTGTCAACCTTATATATGCTCAGGAAAACATTGATGTGCTGACCGGGATTCATAAACTGCGCGCCAGCAACGCCGAGATGATCCGTATGCGCTATGAAGGCGGCCGGGAAAGCAAAGGCAACATGATGCGCTCGTCCGCCCAGGCGGAAAAGAGCCGGCTGGACATAGTAAACGCCGCGCGCAATCTGGTGAGCGCGCGGCGGGAACTTATGTCGGCGATGGGGATGGACGAGTACCGCGAGTTCACCGCATCGGGTGCGCTTGCCGACCTGCCCGCGGAAACGGGCATTGACGTGAACGCGGCGGCGCTGGCTAACCCGGATGTGAAAGTAAACGCGCTTGCCCTTGAAATCGCGAAAGAACAGGTCACCAGCGCGGCTTCGGCGCTGTTTCCCACCCTGTCGGCTTCCCAGAGCGTTAACTGGTCGGGCGACAGCATGGAGCCGAAAGACCGGAGCTGGAGCGCCGGCGTGGCTTTGAACCTGCCGATTTTTTCAAACGGCATCACCTATGTATATAACAATGTGAAAAGCGCGCGCAGCCAAGTGAAGCAGAGCGAGGAAACCTACCGCAAAACGCTTTTGAGCGTGCGGACCGACCTGCAGCTGGCTCAGGCGACGCTTGAGCAGGCGCACGATAACATGACCAGCTCGAAACTGTTTCTTGCCGCCGCCGAACAGCGGCATAAGGAAGCGACGGTGCAGTACTTGAACGGCGCGCTGTCTTTTGATATCTGGGAAGGCGTGGAGCAGGAGCTGGTTTCCGCGCAGCAGGATTACCTGTCCGCGCTCAAATCAGTCAATATTGCAAAAGCCGCGCTTGAGAAACTGCTGGGCGCGCCGCTTTCCGATTAACCGGAGAAGAAAATGAAAAAACTTTCAGTGCTGATCATTATTTTTGCCGTAGCGGGCGCGGGGTTCTATTTTTATAAAACCAAAACCGCCAGGAAAAACGGGGTGGTGCATTATGCGGCGGTGACCGCGGCTCGCGATATAATACGCGACACGGTGGAAACCACCGGCGAAGTCGCGCCGCTTAACAGGGTGGAGGTCAAACCCTCGGTCGCCGGCCGGGTTGACAGGCTGCTGGTGGACGAGGGCGCGTTCGTGAAAAAAGGCCAGATACTGGCTTATATGAGCTCGACCGATCGCGTCGCGATTCTTGACGCGGCACGCGCTTCCGGCGAGGATGTGGCGAAATGGGAAGACACCTATAAACCGACCCCGATAATTTCGCCGCTGAGCGGCACGATAATTCTGCGCAACGTGGTGCCCGGCGAAACGGTAACGGCGACAACCGTGCTGTATGCCATAGCGGACGATCTGATCGTGGTCGCCAGCGTGGACGAGACCGATGTGGGCCGTGTGAAAGTCGGCCAGAAAACGGAAATTTCGCTGGACGCTTACTCCGACAAAAAAGTGCGCGGCTCGGTTTTCCAGATTCTGTACGAGGGCACCAATTCCAGCAATGTCATCACCTATAAGACAAAGGTCCGGCCGGTTAACACCCCGTCCTATTTCAAATCGCAGATGACGGCCAATATCAGCATCATTACGGACCAGAAAAGCAGTCTGGTCCTGCCGTGGGACGCCGTGCAGGAGAATGCGGATGGCAGCAAATATGTCATTACGCGCACAGTTCCCGACTTGCAGAAAACTCCGGTTACCACCGGCATCCAGTCGGGCAATAACGTGGAAATCCTGTCCGGGCTCAAAGACGGCGATACCGTGTATATGAAGCAGGCGGATTACGCGCCGCAGGTGGCTGACACCAAAGGCGGGCTGATGTCGTTTCCCAAGCGCAGCGAGCGCAAAACCGCCGTCACGCTCAGCAACGGCAAGAACAAAGGCAAAAAAGTGAACGCAAGCAAAAATGACGGGCCGCCGCCCATGTAGGCCGCCGGCGCCAGGGCGAATATGAAAACGATTCCGCTGATAGAGATAAAAGGAATAAAGAAAATCTACGAGCTGGGCGATTCCGAGCTCGAGATTCTCAAAGGCATAGACCTGACCGTAGAGGAAGGCGAATTCATCGCCATCATGGGGCCGTCGGGTTCGGGCAAGTCCACGCTGATGCATATTCTCGGCCTGCTGGACCGGCCGAGCGCGGGCGAGTACCGGATCGGCGGGCAGGACGTGCTGTGTCTGGGCGATTACCAGACCGCGCAGCTGCGCTCCAAACTGCTGGGTTTCGTGTTTCAGCAGTTTAACCTGCTGGCGCGCCTCAGCGCGACGGACAACGTGGCTTTGCCGCTCATTTATTCGCGCGGCAGGAACCGGCGCGAGCGGGGCGAGCAGCTGCTTGGCGAAGTGGGTCTGTCAGACAGAACCGAACACCGTCCCACCCAGCTGTCCGGCGGGCAGCAGCAGCGCGTGGCGATCGCCCGCGCGCTGGTGAACAATCCGAAAATCATTTTCGCGGACGAGCCGACCGGAAATCTGGCTTCCGTCCAGGCCGACGAAATCATGCGCATGCTGCGCGAGCTGAACGACAAGGGCATTACCGTCATTCTGGTCACACACGAACCCGATATCGCCCACTGCGCCGACCGGATCATCCATATAAAAGACGGGCAGCTTTTTTCCGATGAAGTGCTTCGCCCGCACGCGCCCAAAGAGGCGCCCGTGCCGCTGCGGAAACTCAACACGGCGAAACCGCTTGTCCTGCCGCCGGCGGAACTGGCGGAGCATTTCGGTTCGGCGATCCGGTCCGTTCTGTCGAACAAGATGCGCTCCGCGCTGACTATGCTGGGCGTGATTATCGGCGTGGCCGCTATTATCGCAATGGTGGCGGTGGGCACCGGGGCGCAGAAATCAATCGAGAAAAACCTTGCCTCGCTCGGCTCGAACCAGCTGATGCTGAGGTCTGCCGGCCGCGGGTTCCGGGGCGTATCCGGCAGCGCGGGCAGCATCAGCCGCATTACGCTTGACGACATCAAGGCCATTGCCGAAAACAAGGCGCTGGTGAAATACGTTGATCCGCAGGTAAGCGGCTCAGCCCAGGCGGTTTACGGCAACAAAAACGTGAATACCACGGTAACGGGCACAAGCGTTAACTACGCGCCCATGAAGAACGCCGTTCCGGTTTACGGACGGTTCTTCACGGAAACCGAAAACCGCAAGCTGGAGAAAGTGGCGGTTATCGGGCAGACCGTGGCGACCAATCTGTTCGGAACCGAAAACCCTGTCGGAAAACTTATCAAGATCAACCGCAAGAATTTCCGCGTGGTGGGAGTGCTGCCGCTTAAGGGCTCCGGCGGCGGGCATGACAACGACGACGTGATCGTCATTCCCATCAACACGGCCATGCGCCGGCTGCTCGGCAACAAATACGTTTCGATGGCCTGGATCGAGGGCACCTCGCTGGAAGCGCTCGGCGACGCGCAGGATTATGTGCTGCAGCTCATGATCACGCGCCACCGCGTGCCGGAAAGCCAGCTCGACACTTCCTACAGCGTGACCAACATGGCGGAAATGGTTTCCGCGCTTACTTCCACCACCAAGACCTTCGGCCTGCTGCTGGGCATTATAGCGGGCATTTCGCTGCTGGTGGGCGGAATAGGGATCATGAACATAATGCTTGTCAGCGTGAGCGAACGCACCCGCGAGATCGGTTTGAGAAAGGCGATCGGGGCGGATTCCTCCGCCATTCTGACCCAGTTTCTGATAGAAGCGTCGGTGCTGTCGCTGGGCGGCGGGCTGATAGGAATACTGCTGGGCTCAAGTTCGGCGATCATTATTTCCAAAGTCGCCAACTGGCTGGTGCTAGTTTCGCCCATGTCGGTTGTGATGGCCGCCGGTTTTTCGGCGGGAGTCGGCATTGTTTTCGGGTTCTGGCCGGCGAAAAAAGCGTCAGATCTGTCGCCTATCGAAGCGCTGCGCTATGAATAAATGAAAGGGATTCCCTCCCCCTTTCGTCCGCCGCCGGCAATTGCCGGCGGCGGTTTTTTTCAGTTGACCGTACCTCTATGTAATTATAATATGTAATCATGGACTGCAAACAGAATTCCAACCGCGCACATTGCCCCTGCCCCTATACGCCTTGTCCGCGCAAAGGGCTGTGCTGTGAATGCATCGCCTATCACCGTTCGTGCGGCGAACTGCCCGCCTGCTGCTTTAGCAGGGAGGCGGAGCGCAGTTATGACCGGTCGGCTGAAAATTTCATTCGTGACACCAAACATAAACAAAAGGAGTTTTGACAATATGCAAAAGAAACTGATCGGGGTGGACGCTTCCGCGAAAAACACTTTGCCGTATTCGCCGGGCGTTGAAGTGGACGGCGTGCTATATACTTCCGGCATGCTGCCGATAGATTCGGTGACCGGCGAGATCGTGGGCGGCGACGTGAAGGCTCAAACCCGGCAGGTGCTGGAAAATCTCGACAATCTGCTTAAATCCGCCGGCTATACCCGCTCCGATGTGGTGAAAACCGCGGTTTTCATGACCGATCTGAGCCATTTCGCGGCGATGAACGAGCTGTACGCGGAATTTTTCTCAAAAAACTTTCCCGCCCGGACCACCGTGCAGGTCGGCGCGCTGCCGCGCGGCGCGATGGTGGAGATCGAGCTGATCGCCCGGAAATAGCGGGGAGGAGCCGGAACCTATGCCGCACCGCCTGGAAAATCATCCCGCCCTGAGGGGCCGGCACGCCGGGCTGCTGATCCCGCTGTTTTCGATGCGCTCCGGGTCCGACTGGGGGATAGGCGATTACGACGCGCTGGCCGGCTGGATCGGGTGGCTTGCTTCCACGGGCACCAAAATACTCCAGATGCTGCCTATTCACGAAACCGGGCCCGGCGAGGACTGCCCCTATGCGGCCATAACCGCATTCGCGCTTGATCCGGTTTACATAGCGGTGGATTCGGTGCCGGAAGTCCGGGCCAGCCGCAAGGCCCGGGCCATTATCAGAAAAGAGCGGCCGCTGATTGAAAAACTGCGCGCGGGCGAGAGAGTCGTTTATGCGCCGGTCCGGGAACTGAAAAATTCGGTCCTGCGCGCGGGGTTTG harbors:
- a CDS encoding TolC family protein; translation: MKNIKILTAILILPWLGAAAGAEIVTDALTWTDCVEAALRGNPSLYVSKYGKEADEYAYRAALNGYLPQLSLGYSGTRSGEPGSSNWRLGLSASETLFSAQTGSSIRIKRATVKKDEVALLGASASARYQLRAAFVNLIYAQENIDVLTGIHKLRASNAEMIRMRYEGGRESKGNMMRSSAQAEKSRLDIVNAARNLVSARRELMSAMGMDEYREFTASGALADLPAETGIDVNAAALANPDVKVNALALEIAKEQVTSAASALFPTLSASQSVNWSGDSMEPKDRSWSAGVALNLPIFSNGITYVYNNVKSARSQVKQSEETYRKTLLSVRTDLQLAQATLEQAHDNMTSSKLFLAAAEQRHKEATVQYLNGALSFDIWEGVEQELVSAQQDYLSALKSVNIAKAALEKLLGAPLSD
- a CDS encoding efflux RND transporter periplasmic adaptor subunit, whose protein sequence is MKKLSVLIIIFAVAGAGFYFYKTKTARKNGVVHYAAVTAARDIIRDTVETTGEVAPLNRVEVKPSVAGRVDRLLVDEGAFVKKGQILAYMSSTDRVAILDAARASGEDVAKWEDTYKPTPIISPLSGTIILRNVVPGETVTATTVLYAIADDLIVVASVDETDVGRVKVGQKTEISLDAYSDKKVRGSVFQILYEGTNSSNVITYKTKVRPVNTPSYFKSQMTANISIITDQKSSLVLPWDAVQENADGSKYVITRTVPDLQKTPVTTGIQSGNNVEILSGLKDGDTVYMKQADYAPQVADTKGGLMSFPKRSERKTAVTLSNGKNKGKKVNASKNDGPPPM
- a CDS encoding ABC transporter permease codes for the protein MKTIPLIEIKGIKKIYELGDSELEILKGIDLTVEEGEFIAIMGPSGSGKSTLMHILGLLDRPSAGEYRIGGQDVLCLGDYQTAQLRSKLLGFVFQQFNLLARLSATDNVALPLIYSRGRNRRERGEQLLGEVGLSDRTEHRPTQLSGGQQQRVAIARALVNNPKIIFADEPTGNLASVQADEIMRMLRELNDKGITVILVTHEPDIAHCADRIIHIKDGQLFSDEVLRPHAPKEAPVPLRKLNTAKPLVLPPAELAEHFGSAIRSVLSNKMRSALTMLGVIIGVAAIIAMVAVGTGAQKSIEKNLASLGSNQLMLRSAGRGFRGVSGSAGSISRITLDDIKAIAENKALVKYVDPQVSGSAQAVYGNKNVNTTVTGTSVNYAPMKNAVPVYGRFFTETENRKLEKVAVIGQTVATNLFGTENPVGKLIKINRKNFRVVGVLPLKGSGGGHDNDDVIVIPINTAMRRLLGNKYVSMAWIEGTSLEALGDAQDYVLQLMITRHRVPESQLDTSYSVTNMAEMVSALTSTTKTFGLLLGIIAGISLLVGGIGIMNIMLVSVSERTREIGLRKAIGADSSAILTQFLIEASVLSLGGGLIGILLGSSSAIIISKVANWLVLVSPMSVVMAAGFSAGVGIVFGFWPAKKASDLSPIEALRYE
- a CDS encoding DUF6485 family protein, with the translated sequence MDCKQNSNRAHCPCPYTPCPRKGLCCECIAYHRSCGELPACCFSREAERSYDRSAENFIRDTKHKQKEF
- a CDS encoding Rid family detoxifying hydrolase, coding for MQKKLIGVDASAKNTLPYSPGVEVDGVLYTSGMLPIDSVTGEIVGGDVKAQTRQVLENLDNLLKSAGYTRSDVVKTAVFMTDLSHFAAMNELYAEFFSKNFPARTTVQVGALPRGAMVEIELIARK